In Alteromonas macleodii, the sequence AAGCCCTACTTCATCAGCAAGCAATACGCGAGGCGCGTGTCTTCCGCCTACCTCTGACGCTATGTGTAGCTGGTGCGGGATAAGCGATATACGGGCACCGGCAAGGCCGATAGTATTTGAACGCAAATATTCGTATTGATGATCTAGGGCGCGTTCACGTAAGTCGAACCATTTCGGATTGTCTAGTTGCTGACTAAACAGGCGCTTTTCAGGTTGGTTTAAGCGAATGTGGCTGTCTAGCATGGTTTCAGGTAAGCGCACTTGGGCTTTAGTATCTTCACGAAGCCCGTGATAAATAAATAAACCTTGGCTCTCTTCTTTTTCAGTAATGGTCATTTCCCAGCCATCTTGGCTTTTGACCGTTTCGCCAATTTCGAATATTAGTCGCGTAAGCGGCGCGTCTTGCTTTGTGTATTTTCGCGCTTCGCCTGTTGCCGGATACAACACTTCAACTGAACGGAAATCGTTACCGATAACTACGCCCAGCCCCAGCTCTATTTCGGTGTTGCTTAACCAACGCTGACCAACTAAAAATTGACTATCTGAACTCATAAATCACCAACCTGTTTTTCGGGGGCGGTATTGTACGCATTGCGTTGTGATAAGTCATTAATACTAGACTATTGGTTGTCGTTTTTACTATATGAGCGCAGAGAGAGAACTAACGACGTGCATGAACATAATCATATGGTCTTTAAACGGCACTCCTGCCGTATGTAAGGCACCACTACTAAGCCACAACTACCTTGTTGCCCCTCTAAGACGCGGAACAAATGACTTAACACACGATGCCGACTGAAGAAGAAAACCGCGTCAACATGTTCAGCAGACTTGCTTTGTCATAGGGATGGCGTAAAACTGTCGTATCACTGACCATGGATATTTCTTACTGTTAACGAGGTCACGTTTCTAACGTATGTGAAGCGCAGTTAACAGGAGGAAGCGCGAGATGGATATGAAAGTAGACAGTCAAAAGCTTATACAACTACGCAATGCTAAGGCATGGAGTCAGCAGCATCTGGCCGATGTGTCTGGGTTGAGTTTACGCACTATTCAGCGAATTGAGAAAACCCAATCTGCATCCCATGATTCGATAGGAGCACTTGCATCAGTGTTCGAAACGACGCCAGATGCCCTCTTTATGGATGAACCCGATGCCGCCGCAAGTCACGCTCAAGTGCAGCAAGCCTCGCAAACTTCTATTGCGAGGGAAAATCGAGCAGCACATCATACAGTACCGCATCAGGTTTACCGTCCAACAATGTTAAACCACAAAAATGTTCTTTGGGTTACGTTAGCACTCGCTATTAGTTTGTTTGTAGCTATTTACTATGCGCAAACGGTCAATGCAAATAACGGTAGTAACCAAGTAATCGAAGCTGGCAAACCAGTGAATGTAAGTAGCGAAGCCCTTGAAAACGCAACAGACTGGTTGCGCTTGATTGATAGCGGTGAATATGAACAAAGCTGGCAAGAAAGTGCGGCTATATTCAGAAGTAATATTTCCCAAGCAAAATGGGCTGAAGCACTTCAGCTTGTTAGAAAGCCTCTAGGCGATCTAAAAAATCGAGAGTTTGCTTTAGCTCAAGCGCCTTCTTCACTGCCAGGATTGCCAAAAGGCAATTACCTAATCTTATCATTCAGCACCCAGTTCACTGAAAGTACCTCTATGAATGTAGAAACACTCTCTATGGTAGAGGTAAATGGTGAATATAAAGCAATAGGGTACTTCATCAAGTAGACCCTTTTATCACTCACCCATGCGATACAGGGTCTGTAAGCCCAGTATCGCCTTTTTATCGTTGTCGCTAGTTGCATTGTTAATAGCGTCAATAAGTTCAGGTGCGTTATAAGGCTCAAGTAATGCTAAGAAGGTCGCTGTGCCAGGCGGCATGCCTCTACTCACTGCTTTTTGAAGTCGTTTCCATACGGTGAACAGCGACTCCTCACCCAATGTTTTTTGCTGCACCACGCTATCGATGGCGCGGTGCATTACCATTCCGCACGAGTAATAAAGGTTGAAGTGTCCATTCTTGTAAGCGTCGGCAAGTGTGCTTTGCGTTAAACCTTGCGTGCAGCTTTCAAACGCGTGGGTTATACGCCTTTTTACATAGCTATTGGCATCTTCATAAAGGTATTTCATAGCTAGTGCCGCAAAGTAGTCGGCGCTACCTTCATGTAACCATGATTGTTCGTCATTCTCTGAAACACCGGCGGTATTACCTGGCTGATATAAATGTGCTGCTTCGTGGGCAAAGAACCACAACGTCTTATTGGCAAAGTCGCTATTCTCAGCGCGTTTGTCCAAATCATTTCTGTTCCAGTGCATAAAGATTTGATTTGGCAGCGTGCCGCCTTGTGAGGAATGACCATCAACCATGGCGTAAGAAGCAAATAGCATAGGTTTCTCGGTGGAAAGTGGGTTAAGAGAGTGTGAGAAATAAGCCA encodes:
- a CDS encoding DUF4019 domain-containing protein gives rise to the protein MDMKVDSQKLIQLRNAKAWSQQHLADVSGLSLRTIQRIEKTQSASHDSIGALASVFETTPDALFMDEPDAAASHAQVQQASQTSIARENRAAHHTVPHQVYRPTMLNHKNVLWVTLALAISLFVAIYYAQTVNANNGSNQVIEAGKPVNVSSEALENATDWLRLIDSGEYEQSWQESAAIFRSNISQAKWAEALQLVRKPLGDLKNREFALAQAPSSLPGLPKGNYLILSFSTQFTESTSMNVETLSMVEVNGEYKAIGYFIK